From Desulfonatronum thioautotrophicum, the proteins below share one genomic window:
- a CDS encoding carboxymuconolactone decarboxylase family protein — MRMLAEHFPEFTRLLRDMDELYQRERAIDEKTYQFICFALSIKARSAPCVRKHFKEALDAGATEKELAFILALVMREAAGADDCWTHDVLSGLTANPFSSGDCDCPK, encoded by the coding sequence ATGAGAATGCTCGCTGAACACTTCCCGGAATTCACCCGTCTCTTGCGGGACATGGACGAGCTGTACCAGCGCGAACGCGCCATCGACGAAAAGACCTACCAGTTCATCTGCTTCGCCCTGTCCATCAAGGCCCGCTCCGCGCCCTGCGTCCGCAAGCACTTCAAGGAAGCCCTGGATGCCGGGGCCACGGAAAAAGAGCTGGCCTTCATCCTGGCCCTGGTGATGCGCGAGGCCGCCGGCGCCGACGACTGCTGGACCCACGACGTCCTCTCCGGCCTGACCGCGAATCCTTTCAGCTCGGGAGATTGCGACTGCCCGAAGTAG
- a CDS encoding winged helix-turn-helix domain-containing protein, protein MKQHRPTVRLHIWLEEDDKTVFFGSGRAMLLDMIQKHGSIKKASQAMGMSYRAAWGKIKASEKALGVQLVEFPGHKRDGCRLTPFGVLLRDCFLRWFAAVEQSALDHAATVFPWPVKSYAEMLSSQNDHPSTESPASPQKTV, encoded by the coding sequence ATGAAACAGCACCGCCCCACCGTCCGCCTGCACATCTGGCTGGAAGAAGACGACAAAACCGTTTTTTTCGGCTCCGGCAGAGCCATGCTTCTGGATATGATCCAGAAGCATGGCTCGATCAAGAAGGCCTCCCAGGCCATGGGCATGTCCTACCGGGCCGCCTGGGGCAAGATCAAGGCATCGGAAAAGGCCCTCGGCGTTCAGCTCGTCGAATTCCCTGGCCATAAACGCGACGGCTGCCGCCTGACCCCCTTCGGCGTGCTCCTGCGCGACTGCTTTCTGCGCTGGTTCGCCGCAGTGGAACAATCCGCCCTGGACCACGCCGCAACGGTTTTCCCCTGGCCCGTCAAAAGTTACGCCGAAATGCTTTCCTCACAAAACGACCATCCCTCCACCGAATCCCCGGCAAGCCCCCAAAAAACCGTCTAA
- a CDS encoding 4Fe-4S dicluster domain-containing protein → MAKTIFIDTSRCTACRGCQVACKEWKGHRAVPTKQRGTHQNPPDFTPFNYKLVRFSEHKIDDRIHWLFFPDQCRHCVYPPCKMVGDMFDDTAILHDEASGAVLFTDKTKGLDFQTIRESCPYDVPRLDEETGLITKCDMCIDRIQAGMQPACVKVCPTGSMSFGEREAMLSLADTRLERVKREHPEAQLLDRADLRVIYLVTLPRSRYHQYAGRETKPLTRKAFLAKMTAPARRMTTQASA, encoded by the coding sequence ATGGCTAAGACGATCTTCATTGATACATCCCGGTGCACGGCCTGTCGCGGTTGCCAGGTCGCGTGCAAGGAATGGAAGGGGCACAGGGCCGTGCCGACGAAACAGCGCGGCACGCACCAGAACCCTCCCGACTTCACCCCGTTCAACTACAAGCTGGTCCGGTTCAGCGAGCACAAGATCGACGACCGGATCCACTGGCTGTTCTTCCCGGATCAGTGCCGACACTGCGTGTATCCCCCCTGCAAGATGGTCGGGGACATGTTCGACGACACGGCCATCCTGCATGACGAGGCGAGCGGCGCGGTGCTCTTCACGGACAAGACCAAGGGTTTGGATTTTCAGACCATCCGGGAATCCTGCCCCTACGATGTCCCCAGGCTGGATGAGGAAACCGGACTGATCACCAAGTGCGACATGTGCATCGACCGGATTCAGGCCGGTATGCAGCCGGCCTGCGTCAAGGTCTGCCCCACCGGGTCCATGAGCTTTGGTGAGCGCGAAGCGATGCTCTCCCTGGCCGACACTCGGCTGGAACGGGTCAAACGGGAGCACCCCGAAGCGCAGCTGCTGGACCGGGCCGATTTGCGGGTCATCTATCTGGTGACCCTGCCTCGATCCAGGTACCATCAGTATGCCGGACGAGAGACCAAGCCCCTTACCCGAAAGGCGTTTCTGGCAAAGATGACCGCGCCCGCACGGCGGATGACCACCCAAGCGTCGGCCTGA
- a CDS encoding molybdate ABC transporter substrate-binding protein: protein MSSKRFILLFVATLFVVPMILAGMLAGQAKAQQVNLYAAGSLRAALGDVAKAFEAATGNQVATEFGPSGLLRQRIEQGEAAHVFASANMEHPQNLVGQGQKGPVALFTRNNLCALAQPGLTVTTATLLDVMLDPAVRVGTSTPKADPSGDYAFELFGKAEQLKPGSTTTLTAKALQLTGGPDSPKAPEGRNLYAWVMAEQQADVFLTYCTNAVLARKELPELQNVSIGPELSVGADYGLLVLDGAPQEAWRLALFILSPEGQQILGDYGFVVGGLPAKP from the coding sequence ATGAGCAGCAAGCGGTTTATCCTTCTTTTCGTGGCGACTCTTTTTGTCGTGCCCATGATTCTGGCCGGGATGTTGGCCGGGCAGGCCAAGGCCCAGCAGGTCAACCTCTACGCCGCGGGCAGTCTGCGGGCCGCGTTGGGCGATGTCGCCAAGGCGTTCGAAGCCGCGACGGGCAACCAGGTCGCGACGGAGTTCGGCCCTTCCGGGCTGCTGCGCCAGCGCATCGAACAGGGTGAGGCCGCCCACGTCTTCGCTTCCGCGAACATGGAGCACCCGCAAAATCTGGTCGGCCAAGGGCAAAAGGGTCCGGTGGCCCTTTTCACCCGAAACAATCTGTGCGCCCTGGCCCAGCCGGGACTGACAGTTACCACGGCCACCCTGCTGGATGTGATGCTCGATCCCGCCGTGCGGGTGGGCACGTCCACGCCCAAGGCCGATCCTTCCGGAGACTACGCCTTTGAGCTGTTCGGCAAGGCCGAACAGCTCAAGCCCGGAAGCACGACAACTCTCACGGCCAAGGCCCTGCAGCTCACCGGAGGTCCGGACAGCCCCAAGGCCCCGGAAGGCCGCAATCTTTATGCCTGGGTCATGGCTGAGCAGCAGGCGGACGTATTCCTGACCTACTGCACCAACGCCGTGCTGGCCAGAAAGGAACTGCCGGAATTGCAGAACGTCTCCATCGGACCGGAACTCTCCGTCGGGGCGGACTATGGTCTGCTCGTCCTGGATGGCGCTCCGCAGGAAGCCTGGCGGCTGGCCCTGTTCATCCTCTCTCCCGAAGGCCAACAGATCCTCGGTGACTACGGCTTCGTGGTCGGTGGTCTGCCAGCCAAACCGTAG
- a CDS encoding formate dehydrogenase accessory protein FdhE produces MLESRNAIPAEKDAESHPGAKHSRNEAPYSAEIAKAFGMLSVARIECGKNLDLESINDIVHDPDQFTQGVPLLADVGPEPLRGAYRQAASRMMPELILSFPGIADELRIMESAFAQSPKLVDALLNMLANDDAEALARFSTTLGISERTFSFAGMEILKACIQRAAELLGPLIADTPWSKGNCPICGSRPDMALLRSKAPEHSEYLVSKSGQLWLHCSLCAHQWRFLRSKCPHCGDTEPDGLLYYASAERRGERFYACSRCNRYFNCLDLTEHDAEPDMPLAPLSLIHLDCLAREKGFIPLAELPWNQFSDSSSADISSSQA; encoded by the coding sequence ATGCTCGAATCGCGGAACGCCATTCCCGCCGAAAAGGATGCCGAATCCCATCCTGGCGCCAAACACTCCAGGAACGAAGCCCCCTATTCCGCCGAGATTGCCAAGGCTTTCGGCATGCTCTCCGTCGCCCGGATCGAATGCGGAAAAAATTTGGACTTGGAGTCGATCAACGACATCGTTCACGACCCGGATCAATTCACCCAGGGAGTTCCCCTGCTGGCCGACGTCGGCCCTGAACCGTTGCGCGGAGCCTATCGCCAGGCAGCATCCAGGATGATGCCGGAACTGATCCTCTCCTTTCCCGGCATCGCCGACGAACTTCGGATCATGGAATCCGCTTTCGCCCAAAGCCCAAAACTGGTGGACGCCTTGTTGAACATGCTGGCCAACGACGACGCGGAAGCCCTCGCCCGATTTTCAACGACCTTGGGCATTTCGGAGCGGACCTTCAGCTTCGCCGGCATGGAGATCCTCAAAGCGTGCATCCAGCGGGCGGCCGAACTACTCGGGCCGCTCATCGCGGACACGCCATGGTCGAAAGGGAATTGCCCGATCTGCGGCTCCCGCCCGGATATGGCCCTGCTCCGCTCCAAGGCTCCGGAGCACTCGGAATATCTTGTTTCCAAAAGCGGACAACTCTGGCTGCACTGTTCACTCTGTGCGCACCAATGGCGCTTTCTGCGCTCCAAATGCCCGCACTGCGGCGACACGGAACCCGACGGCCTGTTGTATTACGCCTCCGCCGAGCGCCGAGGCGAGCGGTTCTACGCTTGCAGCCGATGCAACCGCTACTTCAACTGCCTGGACCTGACCGAGCACGACGCCGAGCCGGACATGCCCCTGGCGCCTCTCTCGCTGATCCATCTGGATTGCCTGGCCCGGGAAAAAGGATTCATTCCTCTGGCAGAGCTGCCATGGAATCAGTTTTCGGACTCTTCATCCGCCGACATATCGTCCAGTCAGGCCTGA
- a CDS encoding ABC transporter ATP-binding protein — protein sequence MSLYALRDVRQVFEGRTVLDIEALELAAGGSYALLGPNGSGKTTLLHVLAFLRPPHHGEVRFQGRRVEWRDGALTALRRKVVLVDQHPIMFSTTVLKNVEYGLRMRGVSARERRKTAEECLERVGMSAFAQRPAHLLSGGETQRVAIARAMACRPEVMLFDEPTASVDLENQAVIDGVIRELCREQGISIIFSTHKRLEAARLAEEKVFLFQGRLTGPGGENLLTCTIEQTQQGAVCTVGNNVALPLRTDRSGLGRVFIKPDLIRLFPLDAASEEADDQGHVGDILQMTAEGPNVKVLVDIGVPLRGILSKDEARRLGVMVGDKVRVRVDPEALELAG from the coding sequence GTGAGTCTGTACGCTCTGCGCGACGTGCGGCAGGTTTTTGAAGGCCGGACCGTTCTGGACATCGAAGCCCTGGAACTGGCCGCCGGGGGGAGCTACGCCCTGCTGGGTCCCAATGGTTCAGGCAAGACGACCCTGCTGCATGTGTTGGCATTTCTGCGTCCCCCGCATCACGGGGAGGTCCGCTTTCAGGGCCGGCGCGTGGAATGGCGGGACGGGGCCCTGACCGCCCTGCGCCGCAAGGTGGTGCTGGTGGATCAGCACCCGATCATGTTTTCCACCACGGTGCTCAAGAACGTGGAGTACGGTCTCAGGATGCGCGGGGTGTCCGCCCGGGAGCGGCGCAAGACGGCCGAGGAGTGCCTGGAGCGCGTGGGCATGTCGGCCTTTGCCCAGCGTCCGGCCCACCTGCTTTCCGGAGGCGAGACCCAACGCGTGGCCATTGCCCGGGCCATGGCCTGCCGCCCCGAGGTGATGCTCTTCGACGAGCCCACGGCCAGCGTGGATCTGGAAAACCAGGCCGTGATCGACGGCGTGATCCGGGAGCTGTGCAGGGAGCAGGGCATTTCCATCATTTTTTCAACGCACAAACGCCTGGAGGCGGCCAGGCTGGCCGAGGAAAAGGTCTTCCTGTTCCAAGGCCGGCTTACCGGGCCGGGCGGGGAAAATCTGCTCACCTGCACCATTGAGCAGACACAACAGGGGGCGGTCTGCACGGTCGGAAACAATGTCGCCCTGCCTTTGCGCACAGACCGATCCGGCCTCGGGCGAGTCTTCATCAAACCCGATCTGATCCGGCTTTTTCCCTTGGACGCGGCTTCTGAAGAAGCCGACGACCAGGGGCATGTCGGCGATATATTGCAGATGACCGCGGAAGGTCCGAACGTCAAGGTTCTCGTTGATATCGGCGTACCCCTCCGCGGCATCCTCAGCAAGGATGAAGCCAGACGCCTCGGGGTCATGGTCGGGGACAAGGTGCGTGTGCGTGTTGATCCGGAAGCTCTGGAACTGGCCGGATGA
- the fdnG gene encoding formate dehydrogenase-N subunit alpha, with product MELSRRGFMKLTGAGVAGMSLARLGFDVKPVQAYAAGLKTEGAKEVISICHFCSCGCNVLMHVRDGKLINVEGDPDYPVSEGSLCAKGAAMLSMHNNDKRILKPLYRAPGADKWEEKDWDFVLDRIARLVKDTRDKDFMEKDAQGRTVNRVNSIFHLGGSQLDNEECALKHQFFRALGGVYIDHQARVUHSATVPALAESFGRGAMTNHWVDIKNADAILIMGSNAAEHHPISFKWVLKAKDAGAVVMHVDPRFSRTSARCDFHVPLRSGTDIPFLAGMVKYILDNELYDKDYVVNYTNAAFIVGQDFEFKDGMFSGYDPATKKYDQSKWAFALDDKGVPRRDTTLGDPRSVFQIMKKHYERYNLDDVSAVTGVSKDNLLKVYEAYAATGKPDKAGTIMYALGWTQHTVGCQNIRLAAIMQLLLGNIGKAGGAINALRGEPNVQGSTDHALLWHIIPAYHAVPNANWQTLDQYLAANTPKSHDSKSVNWWQNRPKYVTSLLKGWFGEAATRDNGFGYGWLPKVEPGKDYSSAFMLDEMYAGKIKGGFVYGHNPAQTMPNVNKVRKGMDNLDWLVVAELFDTETSSFWRRPGVDPKTVKTEVFLLPSCQRGEKDGTISNSGRWHMWHHKAIEPQGQSVPMGKMDVDIMNRIRDLYAKEQGVFPEPILNLDWPKDYDPDYMARKTNGWFTRDAEVNGRKFKKGDQVPNFTFLTDDGATVCLNWLYSGGYNNDGNHTKRRDLTQTPMQAKIGLFPNFAWCWPVNRRVLYNRASVDVNGKPFNPDKVVIAWEGDKWVGDVPDGGAPPMAHEKGTYPFIMQVEGHGAIYGPGRVDGPLPEHYEPAETPVAAHPFSRQMHNPCMKISTTDMDIIAPNADPKYPIVLTTGCLTEHWCSGSDTRNTPALLEAEPQQYVEVSHELAKELEINNGDPVIVESIRGSMEAIAMVTVRISPFNIQGKTTHLVFMPFCFGFMTPGVGDAVNRITVPAYDPNVTIPEYKACLVNIRKADKVTELAV from the coding sequence ATGGAACTTTCGCGCAGAGGGTTCATGAAACTGACCGGGGCGGGGGTGGCCGGTATGTCCCTGGCCCGGCTCGGATTCGACGTCAAGCCGGTCCAGGCCTACGCGGCGGGCCTGAAGACCGAGGGGGCCAAGGAAGTCATTTCCATCTGTCATTTCTGTTCCTGCGGCTGCAACGTGCTGATGCACGTCCGGGACGGCAAGCTGATCAACGTGGAGGGGGATCCGGACTATCCAGTGAGCGAGGGTTCGCTCTGCGCCAAGGGCGCGGCCATGCTCTCCATGCACAACAACGACAAGCGCATCCTGAAACCCCTGTACCGGGCTCCCGGCGCGGACAAATGGGAGGAAAAGGACTGGGATTTCGTTCTGGACCGCATAGCCCGGCTGGTCAAGGACACCAGGGACAAGGACTTCATGGAGAAGGACGCCCAGGGCCGGACCGTGAATCGCGTCAATTCCATCTTTCACCTGGGCGGCTCACAACTGGACAACGAGGAATGCGCCCTGAAGCATCAGTTCTTTAGAGCCCTGGGAGGGGTCTATATCGACCACCAGGCCCGGGTCTGACACAGCGCCACTGTACCGGCTCTGGCAGAGTCGTTCGGACGCGGCGCGATGACGAATCACTGGGTGGACATCAAGAATGCGGACGCCATCCTGATCATGGGCTCCAACGCGGCGGAGCACCATCCCATCTCCTTCAAGTGGGTTCTCAAGGCCAAGGACGCCGGGGCCGTGGTCATGCACGTCGACCCCCGTTTCTCCCGGACTTCGGCCCGGTGCGACTTTCACGTGCCTTTGCGCTCGGGCACGGACATCCCCTTCCTGGCGGGCATGGTCAAGTACATCCTGGACAACGAGCTGTACGACAAGGACTATGTGGTCAACTACACCAACGCCGCCTTCATCGTGGGCCAGGATTTCGAATTCAAGGACGGAATGTTTTCGGGCTATGACCCGGCAACGAAGAAATACGACCAATCCAAATGGGCCTTTGCCCTGGACGACAAGGGCGTGCCCCGGCGCGACACGACCCTTGGCGATCCCCGCTCGGTCTTCCAGATCATGAAGAAACACTATGAGCGCTACAATCTGGATGACGTCTCGGCCGTCACCGGGGTGTCCAAGGACAATCTGCTCAAGGTCTATGAGGCCTACGCGGCCACGGGCAAGCCGGACAAGGCCGGAACCATCATGTACGCCCTGGGCTGGACACAGCACACCGTGGGCTGTCAGAACATCCGCCTCGCGGCCATCATGCAGCTCCTGCTGGGCAATATCGGCAAGGCCGGCGGGGCGATCAACGCCCTGCGGGGCGAACCCAACGTCCAGGGCTCCACGGACCATGCCCTGCTCTGGCACATCATTCCCGCCTACCATGCCGTGCCCAACGCCAACTGGCAGACCCTGGACCAGTACCTGGCCGCGAACACGCCCAAGTCCCACGATTCCAAGAGCGTCAACTGGTGGCAGAACCGGCCCAAATACGTGACCAGCCTGCTCAAGGGCTGGTTCGGCGAGGCCGCGACCAGGGACAACGGCTTCGGCTACGGCTGGCTGCCCAAGGTTGAACCGGGCAAGGACTATTCCTCGGCCTTCATGCTGGACGAGATGTACGCGGGCAAGATCAAGGGCGGCTTCGTCTACGGTCACAACCCGGCCCAGACCATGCCCAACGTCAACAAGGTCCGCAAGGGCATGGACAACCTGGATTGGCTGGTGGTGGCCGAACTGTTCGACACCGAGACCAGCAGTTTCTGGAGACGGCCTGGCGTGGACCCCAAAACCGTGAAGACCGAGGTTTTTCTGCTGCCTTCCTGTCAGCGCGGGGAAAAGGACGGGACCATCTCCAATTCCGGCCGCTGGCACATGTGGCACCACAAGGCCATTGAGCCCCAGGGCCAAAGCGTGCCCATGGGCAAGATGGATGTGGACATCATGAATCGGATTCGTGATCTCTACGCCAAGGAACAAGGCGTCTTCCCGGAACCCATTCTGAACCTGGACTGGCCCAAAGACTACGACCCGGACTACATGGCCAGAAAGACCAACGGCTGGTTCACCCGGGACGCGGAGGTCAACGGCAGAAAGTTCAAGAAGGGCGATCAGGTGCCCAACTTCACCTTCCTGACCGACGACGGAGCCACCGTCTGCCTGAATTGGCTGTATTCCGGCGGCTATAACAACGACGGCAATCACACCAAACGCAGGGATCTGACTCAGACGCCCATGCAGGCCAAAATCGGCCTGTTCCCGAATTTCGCCTGGTGCTGGCCTGTCAACCGGCGGGTGCTCTACAACCGGGCCTCCGTGGACGTGAACGGCAAGCCTTTCAATCCGGACAAAGTCGTGATCGCCTGGGAAGGCGACAAATGGGTCGGAGACGTGCCGGACGGCGGCGCGCCGCCCATGGCCCACGAGAAGGGCACATACCCGTTCATCATGCAGGTGGAAGGCCACGGGGCCATCTACGGACCAGGTCGGGTGGACGGACCGCTGCCCGAGCACTACGAGCCGGCCGAGACTCCGGTTGCGGCGCATCCTTTCTCCAGGCAGATGCACAATCCCTGCATGAAGATCAGCACCACGGACATGGACATCATCGCTCCGAATGCCGATCCCAAATACCCCATCGTGCTCACCACGGGCTGTCTGACCGAGCACTGGTGCAGCGGCTCGGACACCCGGAACACGCCGGCCCTCCTGGAAGCCGAGCCCCAGCAGTACGTGGAAGTCAGCCATGAACTGGCCAAGGAACTCGAGATCAACAACGGCGACCCGGTGATCGTGGAAAGCATCCGGGGGAGCATGGAGGCCATCGCCATGGTCACGGTGCGCATCTCGCCCTTCAATATCCAGGGCAAGACCACGCACCTGGTGTTCATGCCCTTCTGCTTCGGCTTCATGACGCCGGGCGTGGGGGACGCCGTGAACCGGATCACGGTCCCGGCCTACGACCCCAACGTGACCATCCCGGAATACAAGGCCTGCCTGGTGAACATCCGCAAGGCGGACAAGGTGACGGAGCTTGCCGTCTAA
- a CDS encoding ABC transporter permease has product MDFLAQSIVEALRMILSLDPEMYFIVYVSLYVSFYSTIIASILGVPLGFLIAVKEFRGKRGVITILNTMLALPTVVIGLFVYAFLSRRGMLGHLGLLYTPKAIIIGQVILILPWVATFTMAAVSRIDERYRRTAQTLGANALQAALVVAREARFGILAAIIAAYGRVIAEIGIAMMLGGNIKGFTRTMTTAMALEHNKGEFVLAVALGVVLLVVSLIMNVALQLVQGKYGSNR; this is encoded by the coding sequence ATGGATTTCCTCGCCCAAAGCATCGTCGAAGCACTCCGGATGATCTTGTCCCTGGACCCGGAGATGTACTTCATCGTCTACGTCTCACTGTACGTGAGTTTCTACTCCACGATTATTGCCTCGATTCTGGGCGTGCCACTCGGCTTTCTGATCGCGGTCAAGGAGTTTCGGGGCAAGCGGGGCGTGATCACCATACTGAACACCATGCTGGCCTTGCCCACGGTGGTCATCGGTCTGTTCGTCTACGCCTTCCTGTCCCGGCGGGGCATGCTGGGGCACCTGGGCCTGCTGTACACGCCCAAGGCCATCATCATCGGCCAGGTGATCCTGATCCTGCCCTGGGTGGCCACCTTCACCATGGCCGCGGTCAGCCGGATCGATGAGCGCTATCGACGCACGGCCCAGACCCTGGGGGCCAACGCCCTGCAAGCGGCCCTGGTCGTGGCCCGGGAGGCCAGGTTCGGCATCCTGGCGGCGATCATCGCCGCCTACGGCCGAGTCATCGCGGAAATCGGCATCGCCATGATGCTCGGCGGAAACATCAAGGGCTTCACCCGGACCATGACCACGGCCATGGCCCTGGAGCACAACAAGGGCGAATTCGTCCTGGCCGTGGCCCTGGGCGTCGTCCTGCTGGTCGTGAGCCTGATCATGAACGTGGCCCTGCAGTTGGTGCAGGGCAAGTATGGGAGCAACCGGTGA
- a CDS encoding substrate-binding domain-containing protein: MKREISFLLLLCMLFTSSAFAQEINVEESYGNGLNVFSLATGSPGELGLLRALGETFAAKENARLDWIKRGSGASLKLLQDRKVDMIMVHAPEAEKQAVAEGWAVQRTLIGSNEFFIVGPKSDPANIASAESAADAYRRIAEAQEKFFSRADNSGTHQKELSVWKMAGIEPSGPWYIETKDFMTATLLRANNEQGYFMTDSSTWVAEKNNVPDLVVLFSGDKYLVNTYHALRQPDGATPGSGTAAKFIDFVASEEGQHIMRTYGQDRYDGALYNDAEYASQFIY; the protein is encoded by the coding sequence ATGAAACGAGAAATTTCTTTTCTGCTTTTACTCTGTATGCTTTTCACTTCTTCAGCCTTTGCTCAAGAGATCAATGTTGAAGAGAGTTACGGCAATGGCCTCAATGTTTTCAGCTTGGCAACGGGCAGCCCCGGCGAACTGGGGCTGTTGCGCGCCCTGGGCGAGACGTTCGCGGCCAAGGAGAATGCTCGGCTTGACTGGATCAAGCGCGGGTCCGGAGCATCGCTGAAGCTCCTGCAGGACAGGAAAGTGGACATGATCATGGTCCATGCGCCGGAAGCCGAGAAGCAGGCCGTGGCCGAGGGCTGGGCCGTGCAGCGGACCCTGATAGGATCAAATGAATTTTTTATTGTCGGCCCCAAGTCTGATCCGGCGAACATCGCTTCAGCCGAAAGCGCGGCAGATGCTTATCGGCGCATTGCAGAAGCTCAGGAAAAGTTTTTTTCCAGGGCCGACAATTCCGGCACGCATCAAAAGGAATTGAGCGTCTGGAAGATGGCCGGGATTGAGCCTTCCGGTCCGTGGTATATTGAAACCAAGGACTTCATGACCGCGACCTTGCTCCGTGCCAATAATGAACAGGGCTACTTCATGACCGACAGCAGCACCTGGGTGGCTGAAAAAAACAACGTACCGGATCTCGTAGTGCTTTTTTCCGGTGACAAATACCTCGTGAATACCTACCACGCCTTGCGACAGCCTGATGGAGCAACGCCCGGTTCTGGAACTGCCGCGAAATTTATCGACTTCGTTGCTTCAGAAGAAGGTCAGCATATAATGAGGACATACGGCCAGGATCGATATGACGGAGCGCTATACAACGACGCGGAGTATGCATCTCAATTTATCTATTGA
- a CDS encoding FmdE family protein translates to MHTSLNPPDKFAETVRTFHGYISPGVIVGGYMVEKAKRELPVDILYDAVSETTHCLPDAIQLLTPCTLGNGWLRVVNLGRYALCLYDKENGNGVRVFLDPVKVEGWSHIGDWYLKRKPKKEQDTDALLDEIYRAGEEICGIRPIRIAARHLQTKRRGGIGIFPTCREAYPVNDGDICRGCRNADLYEGSPAA, encoded by the coding sequence ATGCACACCAGTCTCAATCCTCCGGATAAATTCGCCGAAACCGTCCGGACTTTTCACGGGTACATCTCACCCGGCGTCATTGTCGGCGGTTACATGGTGGAAAAAGCCAAACGGGAACTCCCGGTCGACATACTCTACGACGCCGTGTCCGAAACCACGCACTGCCTGCCCGACGCCATTCAATTGCTTACCCCGTGCACCCTGGGCAATGGCTGGTTGCGGGTCGTCAACCTGGGTCGCTACGCCCTGTGTTTGTACGACAAGGAAAACGGAAACGGCGTCCGGGTGTTCCTGGACCCGGTCAAGGTTGAAGGCTGGAGTCACATCGGGGATTGGTACCTGAAGCGCAAGCCCAAAAAAGAGCAGGATACGGATGCGCTACTGGACGAGATATACCGCGCCGGGGAGGAAATCTGCGGAATACGGCCGATCCGGATCGCCGCCCGACACCTCCAGACCAAACGAAGAGGCGGCATCGGAATCTTCCCGACATGTCGGGAAGCCTATCCGGTGAACGACGGAGATATCTGCCGGGGCTGTCGTAACGCCGACCTTTACGAAGGCTCACCAGCCGCTTGA